Sequence from the Panicum virgatum strain AP13 chromosome 5N, P.virgatum_v5, whole genome shotgun sequence genome:
atagagaACAGAAGAAGGatttgcacatggtcttcattgaccttgagaaggcatatgacaaagtaccgagaaatgtcatgtggtgggccttggagaagcacaaagtcccaactaagtacattaccctcattaaggatatgtacaaggatgcgacgactttttccggacatgtgatggcaacaccactgactttcctattaacatatgCCTACActaggggtcagcattgagcccttatttatttgctttagtgatggatgaggtcacaagggatatacaaggtgagatcccttggtgtatgctctttgctgatgatgtggtgctagttgacgagagtagggcatgagttaataggaagttagagttgtggagacgcacgttagagtcgaaagggttcagacttagtaggaccaagactgagtacatgatgtgcgatttcagcgcgactaggcatgaggggggagacgttagtctagatggacaagtggtggtccagaaggatacttttcggtatttaggatcggtgctacaaaaggatggcgacattgatgaagatgttaggcatagaatttcagctggctggttgaaaatggcggcaagcttctggcatcctttgtgacaagagggtgccacaaaagctaaaaggcaaattctataggacaacaattcgtccggcgatgctatacggtgctgaatgttggcctacaaaaaggcgacatgtccagcaactgagtgtagcagagatgcggatgttgcggtggttttgcgggcacacaaggagggatagagtccgtaacgaagttattcgggatagggtcggagtggcaccaattgaggagaaacttacccagcatcggctgagatggtttggacatgtccaacgaaggcctcctgaggcgccggtgcgtaatggggttcttgaacgggtcgataatgtaaagaggggtagaggtagacctaaattGACGtgagatgagtcggttaagagagaccttaaggattggaatatctctaaagagatagctttggataggagcgcttggagactagctatcaatgtgtctgaatcttgaacttatttctttcgggtttcatctctagcctaccccaacttgtttaggaaaaaaagctatgttgttgttgttgatgactGAGAGAGTTTTCTCACAGCATCTTCTAAACACACCTTCAACACCAGTAACGCCCATGCCATCTATAATGTCCCTTGTCAGTCGAAATGGAACCTACAAGCAGAGCGAAAAAAAGAACAGGGTTTCACATAGGAAGAACTAGCAATCATTACTCACAGAGGATCAGTATATACAAATGTAATGGTTATGGTTCATTACATACCCGTTCAGGTGTTTTAAGCATGAGACCCTGTTCAAATGCAACACCAAGATCAATGTGTACAACCTCGGCTGTGTCTTGGTCAATTAGAATATTCATGGAATGGCGATCCCCAAGTCCCACGATGTATCCTACCTGAACACATGAAAATAATAGGCAACATGCAGTATTCTTAGTAGTTATCCAAGACAATGAAGTGAGTTGCATTTTGACAACTAAAAGAAATTACCATTGAGCTTGCTGCCACACTTCTTGTGTAAGCAAGTCTACTTTGGAACCAATCAGCGGGCAGCAAGAATCTCTCGAGAAAGAAGTGGTGCATTACAGGCCTGGTTATTTGAAGGAAAGAGGGGGAAAAGAAGTGTAAGAGAAACACCAGATATGCTTTTCATGTTCCCATCTTGCATATGTGTACATATCAGAATATTGACAAATGGAAGTATAGATCAAGAAAAGACCTGAAGTTGTTGCAGATTTTAAGAAATGCCCTCCTTTTGTCCTTCTCCTATAAAATATAAATCCTTCAAATTAGGTGTACATTCACCATGATCTATTAGAAAAAATTGAATTCGAAAAGCTCCGTGACATTTGAACATACACTCATCAAATACTCTCTGCATTGAAGATATGTCCAGTCACCAGTTCCATATCGTCCGTGTGCTCCACTGATTCTAGTACTGTATAAACCCATGAAAATGGCAAATAAATACCAAGTGCTCAGAATACAATTTACATGTTAGAACTGAGACCATGTAAAAAGAGACCTCCCCAATAGATAGTCACCGAGTGGAACGGTTCCATTTACCCATTCAACAACACCAGCACTTGGGGTAAAAGGAACAACCTAAGATACAGGAGCAAGTAGTTAGAAATTTGTCATATCTCGCAAAATGAGCAAGGCTAAGTATGATTAACAAGGCTTTACCAAGATTACAAGTACCTGACATGGTCACCAAAAGGTGCCATTATACATTTATAATGTGATTATTCTAAACAGGCTAGAAATATGTAGCTAGTGAGTGCCTAGCAATGTGCTAAGTATATATCAGGAAGTTAGAAAATAAATGGAAACAAAGCATACCAGAACTTGAGGGTTAAATTGcggaagaaatagaaaaaaaaagaaaaaagtgttGTGGAGTTTTAACTCTTTTAATATAATACTTAATTAACAACTCCTCCAAAAAAACAATTTTTGAAGAACCCTTTTGCGGCCTTTGTGTGGCAACATTGCAATGCCAAGGGCCTTGGCGTGGTCGCCTGTTTGGCCACATCAAGGGCCTTGGCGTGGTTGCCCATTTGGGGCCGGTGGAGTGGTCCAATCCTTGCCACTCCTGCCATGGTGTTGTTGGAGACCAATTTTGCTATGACAAGGCCCCTGGTTTGACAAAAAAGGggatgtttttttaaaaatctAGTTGGGGGAGGGGCTGCTAATAAAACCTAAGACTAAAAAGAGTTAAAAATAAACAAATACTTCGCTAATAATGGTTGTTGACGGCTCAGAATTTGAGGAGCAAAAAAATCTATGAATTGTTAAGGACTATCTAGAAGGCTAAGGAAGTACAAAACATCAGGTGTcctgaaaattcaaaaaaaaaataatctGGAAACAAAGGAACAATATCATATTTGAAGAAGGCCTACAGTTAGAGAATGGACATCAAACTTTGTAGAGGAGGCATGACTTCAAGCTCACAGAATCAAGGATAGCAAAAAACAGGATTTTCTCAACTGGGTCAACAATGTACATTTTTCACTTTTTCTTAATATATCTTACCACAGTGGGGGTCTCCCCCGCTGTATagctttcaaaaagaaaaaaaataaaaaaaacttgattaattaGGTACCTAACTTTAATTCCACATAACCACAGAAGAAAATTAATTAGGTACCATCATATACATTCAATAaggtgcaaaaaaaaattgtttgaatGAAATTCTTTTGATACTTTGTCCTGCAATTAAGGGGAATCTGTAGAAGTTTAATATGTTCCAAGTTCAGAACAATGAAGTTTACGGATACTACCATGGAGAGGGCCTACGGCTCAATGTACTATAGAAGATAGCGATATGCCGAGTTCTATCTTTTTGAACATAATAATTTTACTTCTACAACCTTATTTCAATTCAACCACGAATCAGTTAGAAGCATATAGGTATTATCATGTACCAAGCAAGCTTTGTACCTGCCATTTTAAGACATCCTTTTTGGGTCAGAGGTATACGTGATCAAATGGATTCTCTTTTAAATTATAATTTAATCCTTAATTTCCTTGATATAGTCACTTATGTACATCTCtctgatggagagaataatgtcTTGTATTCCTcaaaaccctagaagggtgggatatacagatcctatacatgggcctctagatgggcctctatacggcagaggaagccggtggagcagcgacgagcgcggtggaggtggacgagggcgatccgggcgcgagacccctggtgatctcctcgagggcgaggtcgtcccgaacctgtaggaaggaggggaagggcctctggcgggcgatccagctcttcaggtggtcataggtgctgctcaggccacgcaggacattgagcaccaagacccgatcggacaccggatccccgaggtcgtgaagagcatcggccatgcccttcatccgccggcagtactcaccaacggagaggtccccctgcatgaaggtgcggaaggtggcgtcgagctggagggcgcggtactcggcgttcccgaggaactgcccctcgagcgccacccaggcctgccgcgcggtgcctccgtgggtcctgacgaggtcctgaagatctagggagatggtcccgaagatccaggacatggcgatgctgtcgaggcgcagccacgtcacgtcctgcgcctcgatcgacgtgtcgaggaggacgtggtcgtcgagggcgtagcggcggagggcgagcaggacctggtcccgccagcgtccgtaggaggaggacgtcgggtcgaggaggacggtgaccagggccctgatgttctggacgccggcggcctggaggtggagctgggcgaccatggggtcggtcgggtcatactgggctccagatccagcgggcggggcctggcgggaggaggaggcgccgggctcggggtcgacgggctggccggaggagacgcggaggaagtgctcggcctcggcgacccggagagcgagggcgtcggctgtggcgcgctcgcgctcccaggcgagggcagccatgcggacccgctcctgggccgccgaagcctccgacttggcggcgaggagggccgcagcGAGTGCAGtgtcggcctgctgcccacggagtgcggcggcggcgagcggcgcatctGCGGGGGCCATTCCGAGGCCAGACCACGCGGGATTGGCAACGGCGGTGTCGACGGCCCGCTTGCCCGCAGTGACCGCGACGCGgtgggccgcagcggcggcagcagcggctacGGGATCGGCGTCCGGCTACAGGGGGGCCGGCTGCAGGGGACCTTGCGCAGGCCCCGCGCCCCCAGCACCCGCGGCGGTGGTCGGGTCGTGCTgcaggggcggcagcggcgcctgcaggGCCAGCGGCGGCACCTGCAGGGCCCTGGCGGATCGATCTGCAGCAGGGGCAGCGGCCCCTGCAcccccggcgcgcgcggccccTGCCGGATCGATctgcagcaggggcggcggcggcgcctggagaggcggcagcggccgggGCCCTGCGCCCCCTCCAGCCCCTGCGCCCGCagccccggcggccgcgccagcagcggcgccggcgggcacgGGCACGAGCAGGGCAAGGGCGACGACGGGCCGGATCTGCGGCCAGGCGGTCTGCGGccaagcggcggcagcggcccaggcagaggcggcgcgcggcgcaggggaggaggagggaaggggagggaaggaggaggaggagggggcggcgccg
This genomic interval carries:
- the LOC120674556 gene encoding serine/threonine-protein kinase ATM-like, whose translation is MSPFQIIIVCIFLSFSLWLYQVPVVTATVPVDPSCQYEVGSFPHFSGLADSIMIMNRINAPKVIECFGSDGNKYRQLAKSGNDDLRQDAVMEQFFSLVNTFLQNHRDTSQRRLRIRTYKVVPFTPSAGVVEWVNGTVPLGDYLLGSTRISGAHGRYGTGDWTYLQCREYLMSEKDKRRAFLKICNNFRPVMHHFFLERFLLPADWFQSRLAYTRSVAASSMVGYIVGLGDRHSMNILIDQDTAEVVHIDLGVAFEQGLMLKTPERVPFRLTRDIIDGMGVTGVEGVFRRCCEKTLSSHLTQG